The nucleotide sequence GCTGGTCAAGCAGTTCGGGCAGATGCTCGCCGATCCCAAGGCGCGTGAAGCGGTGCTCACCGCGTCCGAGCGCGTGGTCGGGCAGCTCGGCGGCGCGCTGGAGCGAACGCTCAGCGCGCTCGAGCCGTATTTGCTGCAGTTGCGGATCGAGATGGGAGCCGCCAATGCGTGAGCCGGGCTTCTGGCACGGCCCGGCCTCGCTCAACGCGGATCTCCTGAAACCGCTCGCCGCGCTCTATGGCGCCATCGCCGCAAAGCGCCTGCAGCGCAAGGGATTGAATGCCGGCATTCCGGTGTTCTGCGTCGGCAACTATCACGTCGGCGGCGCCGGCAAGACGCCGACCGTGCTGGCGCTGGCGAAGCTCATGCGCGACCTCGGCGAGACACCGGTCGTTCTCAGTCGCGGCTATGGCGGCGAATTGCGCGGGCCGGTCAGGGTCGATCCTGCCAGGCATGCGGCTTCCGATGTCGGCGACGAGCCTTTGATGCTGGCGGGCCACTTGCCGGCGGTGGTGTCGCGCAAGCGCGCGGACGGCGTGCCGCTGGCGCGATCGCAGGGCGCGACAGTGATCCTGATGGACGACGGCTTCCAGAATCCTTCGATCGTCAAGGACGCGTCCCTGATCGTGATCGACAGCGAGCGCGGCATCGGCAACGGGCAGGTGTTTCCCGCCGGCCCCCTGCGTGCGCCGCTGCGGCCGCAACTGGCGCGCACCGATGCACTCATCATCGTCGGCGACGGCTCCGCCGCTGCAGCGGTGGCGGCAGAGATCGCAGCTCAAGACAAGCCGGTATTGCGCGCGCGCCTGAAGCCGGATCAGGCCGTGGTGGCGGAGCTTCGCGGAAAGCGCGTGCTGGCATTCGCCGGCATCGGCGACCCCGCGCGATTTTTCAACACGCTGCGCGCCAGCGGCATCGACATCGTCGAGCAGCGGGCCTTCGCCGACCATCATCCGTATTCGCAAGCCGAAATCGAAGGCCTGATCACCGAGGGCCGGCGCGATGGGCTGACATTGGTGACGACGGAAAAGGATCTGGCGCGCTTGAGGGATTGGTCGCAGCAAATCGTGCCGTTCCCTGTGACGCTCGAATTCGACGACGCGGCGCTGCTGCGGAAATTCGTGGCCGATCGGCTGTTCAAGGCACGTGAAAGGAAAGAACCGTAGCCCCCGTTGGCTCCATCGGGCTACCAGGCAATCCTAACCCTGCGTCTTCAGCGCGCCGGGAAAGTGTCGCTGCAGCACGGCGGTCGGAACCGAATAGGCCTCCTGCAGATCGACGCTCCAGTATTTCAATTCGTCGAGCGGTATCCGCACGTCGGTGATGGCGCAGCGCACATAGGTCCCGGGCGAGATCACGCGGAAATCGCCATCCAGATATTGCACCTGCGCTTCGCCATGGCCCGAGGGACCGAATTTATTGAGCACCGTCAAACTCTCCGATCGGCCGCGCGCGGGCTGGCCTTAAATCTATTTTTCGGATTCGATCTATCATAAATAGGTCGTACTGTCCGCCCCGGAAACTGACCGACTTGTGATGATTTTGTGCCAATGCGCATGATAGCGTGAATTTTACCGTGCCCGCAGCGTCATACCGATCCGACAGAGACCGATGCGCCTGTTGTCAGCAACGCTATTTCTGACGCTCCTTGCTGCGGCCTGCACGGCCGGTGCCGCGCCATTGCCGGCCCCGCGCCAGGTCGATATCCCGGCGACCGGCCTGACCTTGCATGCCCAGCTCTATAAGCCTGAGGGTGACGGCCCGTTTCCCACCGTGATAGCGCTGCATGGCTGCGGTGGATTGGGCGGGCAGTCCGAGCCGGTGCTGCCGCGCTACCGTGACTGGGCGGAACAGCTATTGAAGACCGGCCATGCGGTGCTGTTGCCGGACAGTTACGGCTCGCGCGAGCTCGGCCCGCAATGCCGCGTCAAGGAGCGCCGCGTGCTGGCCCGCCGGGAACGGGTGGCTGACGTCAATGCATCGCGGCAATGGCTGTTGCAGCAACCCTGGGCCGCGCGCGACCGGATCAGCCTGATGGGATGGGCGAACGGCGCCAGCGCGGTGTTGTGGGCGGTGCGTCCGCAACTGGCGTCGCGCAGTGCTGGACCGGATTTTCGCTCGGCCATCGCATTCTATCCGGATTGTCGCATCTCCTCCGGCCTCGGCTGGAGCACGCGGGTGCCGACGCTGCTGCTGATCGGCGCGCAGGACGACGTCAGTTCGCCGTCAGCCTGCCGCCAGGTGGTGGAGGGTGCCCGCGGTCGCAGCGCGCTCGCGCAGATCATGGTCTATCCCGGCGCATCCCACGATTTCGACCGCGCCAATCTGCCGCTGCGGGCGATCGCAGGCTCCGACGCCGCATTGCCCGAACGCGGTCATATCGGCACCGATGCGGACGCACGCAAGGACGCGCAACGGCGCGTCACGGAATGGCTGGCGCGCTAGAACAGGCTACCCTGATCGACCGGCTTTGAAACGCGCTTCGGTGCCGCCGGCTTCGCCTCGCGCGGCGCGGCATTCGGCGGGCTCGGGGGCACTGGTGTTGCCTGAGGTCGATCAGCATCCGCAGTCGCGCCGACGCGGCCATCGGCGAATTCGATTGTCAGATGCGCATTCGGCCCGACAGAAGCTGCGGCATGCACGGCGTGGCCTTGCGCATCGCGCACGAGTGCAAAGCCGCGCGCGAGCACGCCGCGGTAGGACAGCGCCGACAACAATTGGCCGCTGTGGGCGACGCGCGCGTCAAGACGCTGCATGGCGGTGACCAGCGCGCGGCGGGCGCGCTCGGCCAGCCGCCGCGTGCGCTCGCAGTCACGCGCGATGGCGTTGCGCTGCGCCTGGGCGTTGGAAAGCTTTGAGGCCTTCAGCCTGATCTCGAGCCCGGCAAAGCGTTCGCGCCGGTGGCGCAGCAGCGCGCGGGCGGACAGCCGGATGCGTTCGCCCGACACCGTCAGGCGATGGTTGGCCTGCGCGACCTGTCCGCGCAAAACCTTCAGCGTCAGGCCGGCGCTGAGATGCGAAAAGCGGCGATGGTGGGCGTGCGTATTGGCCTTCAAGCCGCGGGGCAGGGCGGCGCCGAGATGATCCAGCCGCTGCCTGGGGATCGCGAGCAGTTCGCTCAAGCTGGGCAGCGCGCGGGCGGCGGCGCGCAGTTCATTGCGGCGGCTCTCCTGCCCGCGCTGCCAGCATACCATGGTGCGCCGCGCCAGGCTTTCGACCTCGACGAACAATTCGCTGCGGACGGGAACCGCCATTTCGGCCGCGGCCGTCGGTGTTGGGGCGCGCTTGTCGGCGGCGAAATCGATCAGCGTGATATCGGTCTCGTGGCCGACGGCCGAAATCAGCGGGATCATGCTGTCGGCTGCAGCGCGAACCACGATTTCCTCGTTGAACGACCACAGATCCTCCAGCGAGCCGCCGCCGCGCGCGACGATCAGGAGATCCGGCCGCGGAATCTTTCCGAGTTCGGGCAGCGCATTGAAGCCGCGGATGGCGGCGGCCACCTGTTCGGCCGAGCCTTCGCCCTGCACCTTCACCGGCCACACCAGCACCCGGCGGGGAAAGCGGTCCTGCAGCCGGTGCAGGATGTCTCTGATCACCGCGCCCGTCGGCGAGGTGACGACGCCGATCACCTCCGGCAGCCAGGGCAGCAATTGCTTGCGCGACTCGTCGAACAGGCCCTCAGCGGCGAGCTTCTTCTTGCGCTCCTCCATCAGCGCCATCAGCGCGCCGATGCCGGCGGGCTCCAGCGTCTCGATGACGATCTGGTATTTCGACGAGCCCGGATAGGTCGTGAGCTTGCCGGTGGCGATGACCTCGAGCCCTTCCTGCGGCTTGAACCGCATCCGGGCGTGGGCGAACTTCCAGATCACCGCCTCGATCTTGGCGCTCTCGTCCTTCAGCGCGAAATAGCAATGGCCCGAGGAGTGCGGCCCACGGAAACCGGAGATTTCACCGCGGACGCGGACATGCCCATAGGCGTCCTCCACCGTCCGCTTCAGGGCGGAGGACAGTTCCGAGACGGTGAATTCGGGCGCGTTGACGAGGTTTGGCGCGGCGGTCATTTCCAGTGATTCGGCTGAGTTATGCTTTTGCGCAAGGTAGGGACTTTTGGCGCTCATCGCCAATCCGAGGCTTGTCTATCCATATACTCTGTAGTACAGAGAACTCTGTAATATTAACTTGGATGAGTGGGAGGGCTGACGCTTGATCCACAATCTCACCTTTGCCGGCGCAATCCACGCCACGTTGGCGATGCTCTGTATTGCGGTTGGGCTGATCCAGTTTCTGCGCCCGAAGCGCGGCGCGGGCCATCGGGCGCGCGGCTATTTCTATGTTTATGCCATGCTGGTCACCGACGGGACGGCGATGCTGGTCTATCGGTTCAGCGGCCACCTGAACCTGTTCCATGTCGCCGCCATCATAAACCTGGTCTGCGTTGTACTGGCGATCGTTCCGCTGCTGCGCAGTCCGCGGCCGGCGAATTGGAGATTGACGCACTATTACCTCATCTCCTGGTCCTACGTGTCGCTGATGTCTGCAGCCGCGACAGAAATCACGGCGCGGCTGTTGCCGCTGACGACACGTGGGCAGATCGGGTCGGCGGCGTTTGTCTTGTCGATCGTCACGATGACGATCGCCTATATCCTGATCGGGAAGTATCGGCCGCCTGCTGAAGCGCCGTCGGCTTCGCCGAAGCTGGTCGAGCAGAGCGGAGTGCCGTCGTGATCGACAGCCAGCAGGCCAGTGCGGCGCTTGATGACATCAACGAGGTCGTCCGGCGCGTGCGCCAGTCGCAGATCTATCAGGTGTCGAGCCTCATCATCACCATATGGGGCGTAGTGGTGTTCGCAGCCTACATCGCCAACTACACCTGGCCGCGCCAGGGCTACGCGATCTGGACTATCGCCAATCTCGGCGGCCTCGCCATCTCGGTCGCAGTCGGATTCGTCATCAATCGGCGCTCCGGTGCCCGCAGTTTCCCTATCCGGTCGGTGATCACCTACCTGCTGATCGGTGTATTCGGCGCCTTTTGCTCGATCGTGCTCGGCCATTTCGGGCCGCGCCAGATGATCGTGTTCTGGGCCCTCTATGGCATGCTGTTCTATGCGATCGCCGGCCTGTGGTTCGGTTACGCATTCATCGTGATCGCGGTCTGCACCACCGCATTGACGTTAATCGGCTACTATTACATCGGGGCGGCATTCCTGTTGTGGATGGCGGTGGTGCACGGCGGCGGGCTTGTGCTCGGCGGCTTGTGGATGCGCCGGATCTGAAGCGATGGCCGAACTCGACGAGATCATCCACCAGCCGCTGCGGCTGCGCATCATGGCAGCGCTCAACGCATTGCCGACCGCGACCGGACTGGAATTCGCAAAGCTGAAGAAGCTCACCAGTGCCACCGACGGCAATCTCGGCGCCCATATCGAGACGCTGTCGAAGGCGGGCTACGTTGCGGTGGAGAAGGCCTTTGTCGGCAAGAAGCCGCAGACCACGGTGACCGCCACCGCGGCGGGACGGGCCGCTTTCGCCCGCCATGTCGCGATGCTGCAGGAAATCATTGCGGCACAGCCACTTGAATGAAACCGAGGAACCAGGGAGCCTGACATGCGGACCGCCATTGCCATCTTCGCCAACACGCCACCATGGGTTTTCGCCCTGCTGGCTCTGTTGATATGGCAGGGATGCACGGCACTGCGGCCGAGTTCGCAGCCGTTGCCGCGAATGCTGATCATGCCCGCGGTGTTTTTCCTGATGGGCCTTTCGCGGCTGGTGCTGGGTGGAAAATCGGTCGACTTGCTGCTGGTCTGGGTGGCCAGCGCGGCCGCGTTTTCGGCGTTGGCATTGTGCAGCGGGCCGCGGTC is from Bradyrhizobium sp. AZCC 2176 and encodes:
- the lpxK gene encoding tetraacyldisaccharide 4'-kinase, whose translation is MREPGFWHGPASLNADLLKPLAALYGAIAAKRLQRKGLNAGIPVFCVGNYHVGGAGKTPTVLALAKLMRDLGETPVVLSRGYGGELRGPVRVDPARHAASDVGDEPLMLAGHLPAVVSRKRADGVPLARSQGATVILMDDGFQNPSIVKDASLIVIDSERGIGNGQVFPAGPLRAPLRPQLARTDALIIVGDGSAAAAVAAEIAAQDKPVLRARLKPDQAVVAELRGKRVLAFAGIGDPARFFNTLRASGIDIVEQRAFADHHPYSQAEIEGLITEGRRDGLTLVTTEKDLARLRDWSQQIVPFPVTLEFDDAALLRKFVADRLFKARERKEP
- a CDS encoding DUF2093 domain-containing protein: MLNKFGPSGHGEAQVQYLDGDFRVISPGTYVRCAITDVRIPLDELKYWSVDLQEAYSVPTAVLQRHFPGALKTQG
- a CDS encoding dienelactone hydrolase family protein translates to MRLLSATLFLTLLAAACTAGAAPLPAPRQVDIPATGLTLHAQLYKPEGDGPFPTVIALHGCGGLGGQSEPVLPRYRDWAEQLLKTGHAVLLPDSYGSRELGPQCRVKERRVLARRERVADVNASRQWLLQQPWAARDRISLMGWANGASAVLWAVRPQLASRSAGPDFRSAIAFYPDCRISSGLGWSTRVPTLLLIGAQDDVSSPSACRQVVEGARGRSALAQIMVYPGASHDFDRANLPLRAIAGSDAALPERGHIGTDADARKDAQRRVTEWLAR
- the xseA gene encoding exodeoxyribonuclease VII large subunit, translating into MTAAPNLVNAPEFTVSELSSALKRTVEDAYGHVRVRGEISGFRGPHSSGHCYFALKDESAKIEAVIWKFAHARMRFKPQEGLEVIATGKLTTYPGSSKYQIVIETLEPAGIGALMALMEERKKKLAAEGLFDESRKQLLPWLPEVIGVVTSPTGAVIRDILHRLQDRFPRRVLVWPVKVQGEGSAEQVAAAIRGFNALPELGKIPRPDLLIVARGGGSLEDLWSFNEEIVVRAAADSMIPLISAVGHETDITLIDFAADKRAPTPTAAAEMAVPVRSELFVEVESLARRTMVCWQRGQESRRNELRAAARALPSLSELLAIPRQRLDHLGAALPRGLKANTHAHHRRFSHLSAGLTLKVLRGQVAQANHRLTVSGERIRLSARALLRHRRERFAGLEIRLKASKLSNAQAQRNAIARDCERTRRLAERARRALVTAMQRLDARVAHSGQLLSALSYRGVLARGFALVRDAQGHAVHAAASVGPNAHLTIEFADGRVGATADADRPQATPVPPSPPNAAPREAKPAAPKRVSKPVDQGSLF
- a CDS encoding DUF2306 domain-containing protein; the protein is MIHNLTFAGAIHATLAMLCIAVGLIQFLRPKRGAGHRARGYFYVYAMLVTDGTAMLVYRFSGHLNLFHVAAIINLVCVVLAIVPLLRSPRPANWRLTHYYLISWSYVSLMSAAATEITARLLPLTTRGQIGSAAFVLSIVTMTIAYILIGKYRPPAEAPSASPKLVEQSGVPS
- a CDS encoding transcriptional regulator, with protein sequence MAELDEIIHQPLRLRIMAALNALPTATGLEFAKLKKLTSATDGNLGAHIETLSKAGYVAVEKAFVGKKPQTTVTATAAGRAAFARHVAMLQEIIAAQPLE
- a CDS encoding DUF6622 family protein translates to MRTAIAIFANTPPWVFALLALLIWQGCTALRPSSQPLPRMLIMPAVFFLMGLSRLVLGGKSVDLLLVWVASAAAFSALALCSGPRSVRVDGETGRILRPGSVVPLVRNLTVFMLQYAVAVVTAMKLGASWEVAAAGQAVSGACAGYFLGWTIALLHAYRARIAAPAMP